One part of the Parambassis ranga chromosome 8, fParRan2.1, whole genome shotgun sequence genome encodes these proteins:
- the LOC114439720 gene encoding somatostatin receptor type 5-like isoform X2, whose amino-acid sequence MDSYNWTSENVNTSSSELFATTGNMSDIPTPMPFSEVTAVIYTIVFIVGFLGNTLAIYVMLRYAKMKTVTNMYILNLAVADELYILGIPFLGTNSALSYWPYGDFFCKVCMTADGMSQFASTFCLTLMSIDRYLAVVYPIRSSKWRKPQVAKILSGLVWVVSFLIVLPVTIYSSVQEKFETCNISWPEPTNLWSIVFILYTSILGFFGPLVVICLCYLLIVIKVRSAGMRAGLTKRRKSERKVTRMVVIIVLVFVLCWLPFFTANIVNLIHIIPENKTTAAIYFSLVILTYVNSCANPILYGFLSDNFKQSFQKVLCLYKPNGASTADLVVGRQNATKMEVIRNPADNEPINSKHVVNGQ is encoded by the exons ATGGACAGCTACAACTGGACGTCTGAAAATGTCAACACGTCTTCCTCCGAACTCTTCGCCACCACCGGCAACATGTCGGACATCCCCACGCCGATGCCCTTCAGCGAGGTCACGGCGGTCATCTACACCATTGTCTTCATCGTGGGTTTCCTCGGCAACACGCTGGCCATCTACGTGATGCTGCGCTACGCCAAGATGAAGACCGTGACCAACATGTACATCCTGAACCTGGCCGTCGCGGACGAGCTCTACATCCTGGGAATCCCCTTCCTGGGCACCAACAGCGCGCTCTCCTATTGGCCGTACGGGGATTTCTTCTGCAAGGTGTGCATGACCGCCGATGGCATGAGCCAGTTCGCCTCCACCTTCTGCCTGACGCTGATGAGCATCGACCGCTACCTCGCCGTGGTCTATCCCATCCGCAGCTCCAAATGGAGGAAGCCACAGGTGGCCAAGATCTTGAGCGGCCTGGTGTGGGTGGTGTCCTTCCTGATTGTGCTGCCGGTCACCATCTACTCCAGCGTGCAGGAAAAATTTGAGACCTGCAACATAAGCTGGCCTGAGCCCACTAATCTGTGGTCCATTGTGTTCATCTTGTACACGTCCATCCTGGGCTTCTTCGGGCCTCTGGTTGTCATCTGCCTCTGCTACCTGCTGATTGTAATCAAG gtGAGGTCAGCAGGGATGCGCGCGGGCCTCACTAAGCGGCGGAAGTCGGAGCGTAAGGTGACCCGCATGGTGGTCATCATCGTGTTGGTGTTCGtgctctgctggctgccatTCTTCACCGCCAACATCGTCAACCTGATCCACATCATCCCAGAGAACAAAACCACCGCCGCAATCTACTTCTCCCTCGTCATTCTCACTTACGTCAACTCCTGCGCCAACCCCATCCTCTACGGCTTCCTGTCCGACAACTTCAAGCAGAGCTTCCAGAAGGTTCTCTGCCTCTACAAACCCAACGGCGCCAGCACTGCGGACCTGGTAGTGGGCAGACAGAACGCCACAAAG atgGAGGTCATTAGGAACCCTGCTGACAACGAGCCAatcaattcaaagcatgtggtGAACGGGCAGTGA
- the LOC114439720 gene encoding somatostatin receptor type 5-like isoform X1: MDVQMKLVTSAEWVCFLDSLFCSRHPSVTVQRNSLSARLKSSFPLGESACWPAARHLSGKFPVSPVVPVSPLDPSAPPSAMDSYNWTSENVNTSSSELFATTGNMSDIPTPMPFSEVTAVIYTIVFIVGFLGNTLAIYVMLRYAKMKTVTNMYILNLAVADELYILGIPFLGTNSALSYWPYGDFFCKVCMTADGMSQFASTFCLTLMSIDRYLAVVYPIRSSKWRKPQVAKILSGLVWVVSFLIVLPVTIYSSVQEKFETCNISWPEPTNLWSIVFILYTSILGFFGPLVVICLCYLLIVIKVRSAGMRAGLTKRRKSERKVTRMVVIIVLVFVLCWLPFFTANIVNLIHIIPENKTTAAIYFSLVILTYVNSCANPILYGFLSDNFKQSFQKVLCLYKPNGASTADLVVGRQNATKMEVIRNPADNEPINSKHVVNGQ; the protein is encoded by the exons ATGGATGTCCAGATGAAGCTGGTAACTTCTGCTGAGTGGGTTTGTTTTTTGGACTCTCTCTTTTGTTCTCGCCATCCTTCAGTGACGGTCCAGAGAAACTCGCTCAGTGCTCGTCTAAAGAGCAGCTTCCCATTAGGAGAATCGGCATGTTGGCCAGCTGCCAGACACTTGAGTGGAAAGTTTCCTGTGTCTCCTG TTGTTCCTGTATCGCCGCTGGACCCCAGCGCTCCACCCTCCGCCATGGACAGCTACAACTGGACGTCTGAAAATGTCAACACGTCTTCCTCCGAACTCTTCGCCACCACCGGCAACATGTCGGACATCCCCACGCCGATGCCCTTCAGCGAGGTCACGGCGGTCATCTACACCATTGTCTTCATCGTGGGTTTCCTCGGCAACACGCTGGCCATCTACGTGATGCTGCGCTACGCCAAGATGAAGACCGTGACCAACATGTACATCCTGAACCTGGCCGTCGCGGACGAGCTCTACATCCTGGGAATCCCCTTCCTGGGCACCAACAGCGCGCTCTCCTATTGGCCGTACGGGGATTTCTTCTGCAAGGTGTGCATGACCGCCGATGGCATGAGCCAGTTCGCCTCCACCTTCTGCCTGACGCTGATGAGCATCGACCGCTACCTCGCCGTGGTCTATCCCATCCGCAGCTCCAAATGGAGGAAGCCACAGGTGGCCAAGATCTTGAGCGGCCTGGTGTGGGTGGTGTCCTTCCTGATTGTGCTGCCGGTCACCATCTACTCCAGCGTGCAGGAAAAATTTGAGACCTGCAACATAAGCTGGCCTGAGCCCACTAATCTGTGGTCCATTGTGTTCATCTTGTACACGTCCATCCTGGGCTTCTTCGGGCCTCTGGTTGTCATCTGCCTCTGCTACCTGCTGATTGTAATCAAG gtGAGGTCAGCAGGGATGCGCGCGGGCCTCACTAAGCGGCGGAAGTCGGAGCGTAAGGTGACCCGCATGGTGGTCATCATCGTGTTGGTGTTCGtgctctgctggctgccatTCTTCACCGCCAACATCGTCAACCTGATCCACATCATCCCAGAGAACAAAACCACCGCCGCAATCTACTTCTCCCTCGTCATTCTCACTTACGTCAACTCCTGCGCCAACCCCATCCTCTACGGCTTCCTGTCCGACAACTTCAAGCAGAGCTTCCAGAAGGTTCTCTGCCTCTACAAACCCAACGGCGCCAGCACTGCGGACCTGGTAGTGGGCAGACAGAACGCCACAAAG atgGAGGTCATTAGGAACCCTGCTGACAACGAGCCAatcaattcaaagcatgtggtGAACGGGCAGTGA